Within the Platichthys flesus chromosome 16, fPlaFle2.1, whole genome shotgun sequence genome, the region CAGCCAGCTGAAGCATCCCTGTTGTCAGACACGAGGCCCGAGCTTGGGACTGATCAACAACAGCCTACTGGGAAAGGTATATCTGAGACAGAGAAGATGCCGATCACTTCCATCCTGGAGAAGCGTAATGGTGTGGTGGTGGGAGCCGAGCTGACCTGCAGTGTACGGGAGGATAACAAGGCTCAGAGGGAGACCTACAGTGCCGACTGGAACAGCATCAGTCAAAAAACTCAACCTCAGGAAAGGTGAGACTCTCAGACAAATCCAAAGGTCCCTATGATTTGTTGTGATTGTAGTTTTGGTATAACTATTCTCATATGAGCAGGCAATTAGTCTGATTGAGTCTAACTTCAACTGTTCTCTGATTCCTTCAGGCAGACAATGGACATGAATGACAGATCTCGCAGGGAGACTCTGTCCCGGCAGTGGCAGGCCCGTTCCCTGACACAGATTTGCCCCTCGGGTGTCTTCCGAGTTGGCACCGTGGAAATAGGGGTGAGGGAGCACCAGCTGCTGCCCAAGAGAAAAACCCTCCCCTTGCCCATTTTCACCCCGGCAGAGCTGGGCGTCCGGCTCGGACGCGGAGCCCCGCACACCGAGGAGGACCTGCAGCCCCTCCCCAAACCAGACGGATTCTGTCCCGGCAAGAGGACCGTGGACGAAATCACAAGAGATCTGCCCCCAGTCAAGCCGAGCCTCATGGAGTTCTCCAAAGCGCCCAAAGCCCTGGGTCGCTCCATGTCCGTGGAGACTCAGAGAGGGTGAAGAGACCACAGGGgacaaaacagagagagaaagagatgatgaTAGGGAGAAGTGTGACAAATGGAGGAGGATAGGCTTTTGACAGAGCGAGTCAGGAAGGACTAGATGTATATAGATTTATCTCTAGTGACATTCATTATAAAACCTTCATACTGTAGATTTTGGTTGAGCTCAGTCTGTGTCTCTTGGTGAGCACAGCACCAGATAAGTGTCACGCTTTGTCAATGATGTCATTTGGTGGTGACCGGTATTAGGAATGGTTGTGTGAAGGTATTGGCTTTGTGAGGGAGAGCCCGGGTGTGTGTTCTCAGCTGTGCCATGGGATATTGTGTGCCCGTGCTGGCCGGCTgggcacacacactgacctctcACTGGAATCACTGTGGCCCGACCTTTAATCTTACTGCATGCACTTTCTTTAGTATTGAAACGTGCATATATCCTGACAAGGTAAATGAAAGTGCTCTTGTGGTCACCTGACTGATGGGTTATTCCCGTAACAGGAGGTGAAGTCATGCAACGATGCAGTAAGTGACAGATGCAAAAGGCAGAGGAAGGTAATAAACTGTAAAAAGAGGGATGAAAAAGGGAAGAGAGAATCGGAGGGACTAGGGCTCGGAGAGCATGTCACCTTCAGGCCTCCGGAAGCTCTTGACAGTCACTGAGAGATCACACACTGAAGAGGACATACAATACAAATAACCTGCTCCTAACTGTGTATTAACTGATCTGCTTTGTTAGCTGAGTGGCAGCTCTTTCGTATCCAATAGGAACAGACACTGTAGTGAATGAATTTGAAATGTGTGCGATGATGTTTAATTGTTTGTCCtagttttttgttattttttacaaataaaagttaTGTTGCgcaacactttgttttttctgtctatGATGCAACTTTGATTGAATTTTTGTGTTGAAGGTTcgataaacaaagaaacaaaaaatgatgacTCCCTTAAATAGAGAGTTGTGGGCACAGGAAAATGGCAACAAAGAGATATGATACGGTACAATAACACATTATGGTGGGCTGCAGTATGACACGTTACAATAGcctacaatacaatacaatacaatatgaCA harbors:
- the tcap gene encoding telethonin, which translates into the protein MPITSILEKRNGVVVGAELTCSVREDNKAQRETYSADWNSISQKTQPQERQTMDMNDRSRRETLSRQWQARSLTQICPSGVFRVGTVEIGVREHQLLPKRKTLPLPIFTPAELGVRLGRGAPHTEEDLQPLPKPDGFCPGKRTVDEITRDLPPVKPSLMEFSKAPKALGRSMSVETQRG